A genomic window from Quercus lobata isolate SW786 chromosome 10, ValleyOak3.0 Primary Assembly, whole genome shotgun sequence includes:
- the LOC115965347 gene encoding uncharacterized protein LOC115965347: protein MKRTLLRNVTLYTRNLLHSPPIQNNPIPSPSSLAASTRPRLRLRFYSSENDSSSSTENPSSAPDPETSLAQPQKKDVSIDVEDVSNKELKVRIEKYFKGDEEALPSILEAILQRKLTGKHEETDDELVDEFQMEPLDDVKDKEFESDFEEMHETDEEIDDLYDVKPIVMKRMVKDEFFNMDDQKWDGLVKDALDHKIMKDTKECEEILEDMLKWDNLLPDEIKKKVEERFNELGDMCERGEIEAEEAYELFKKFEDEMVIESQKIMEAEGPPQFDETAVPDKKKNLDDPPGEGPILRWQTRVVFAPGGDAWHPKNRKVKMSVTVKELGLSKHQFRRIRELVGKRYHPGKDELTITSERFEHREENRKDCLRTLYSLIEEAGKARKLAEDARTSYVKGRLRANSAFMERLRARP from the exons ATGAAGCGCACTCTGCTTCGAAATGTCACTCTCTACACTCGCAATCTTCTTCACTCCCCTCCCATTCAAAACAACCCAATTCCAAGTCCTTCCTCACTCGCCGCCTCGACTCGGCCCCGACTCAGACTCAGGTTCTACTCCTCCGAGAACGACTCGTCCTCGTCGACTGAAAACCCTAGCTCTGCTCCAGATCCAGAGACCAGCTTGGCACAACCCCAGAAGAAAGATGTCTCCATTGACGTCGAGGACGTCAGTAACAAAG AGCTGAAAGTGCGGATAGAGAAGTATTTTAAAGGTGATGAGGAGGCACTCCCGTCGATCCTTGAAGCGATTCTGCAGAGGAAGTTGACTGGGAAGCATGAGGAGACAGATGATGAGTTGGTAGATGAGTTTCAGATGGAGCCATTGGATGATGTTAAGGACAAAGAATTCGAATCGGATTTTGAGGAAATGCACGAGACGGATGAGGAGATTGATGATTTGTATGATGTGAAGCCTATAGTCATGAAGAGAATGGTTAAGGATGAGTTCTTTAACATGGATGACCAGAAGTGGGATGGTCTTGTTAAGGATGCCCTTGATCATAAGATCATGAAGGACACAAAGGAGTGCGAGGAGATTTTAGAGGATATGCTTAAATGGGACAACCTCCTCCCAG ATGAGATAAAGAAAAAGGTGGAAGAGAGATTCAATGAGCTAGGGGATATGTGTGAAAGGGGTGAGATTGAAGCTGAAGAAGCTTATGAGTTGTTTAAGAAATTTGAGGATGAGATGGTAATTGAAAGTCAGAAGATAATGGAAGCTGAGGGGCCTCCCCAGTTTGATGAGACTGCTGTGCCAGACAAGAAAAAGAACTTAGACGACCCACCTGGCGAGGGACCAATCCTTAGGTGGCAAACACGGGTAGTCTTTGCTCCTGGTGGTGATGCATGGCACCCCAAAAACAGAAAAGTGAAAATGTCTGTTACTGTGAAAGAGCTTGGGCTTTCAAAACATCAATTTCGCCGTATTAGGGAATTGGTTGGAAAAAGATACCATCCAGGAAAGGATGAGCTTACAATCACTAGTGAGAG GTTTGAGCATCGAGAGGAAAACAGAAAGGATTGCCTGAGGACTCTCTATTCCCTCATTGAGGAAGCTGGGAAAGCGAGGAAGCTAGCAGAGGATGCACGAACTTCATATGTCAAAGGGAGGCTTAGAGCCAATTCTGCGTTTATGGAGAGGTTGCGTGCAAGACCATGA
- the LOC115965410 gene encoding uncharacterized protein LOC115965410, producing the protein MNIYMKRTLLLMRSSITTFYANKPNHFPISLVASTLSRLRLYSSNGNGSNLTHTQKPNSSVDAEDISNPELKKLIDKFYAGDAEAIPSIFEAILKRKLAGKYEEADKELMEEIVGKTRESSNDIDDEESSDDIDDEEFESDLDELSETDEYIDELHNAKEIAMKRMARDE; encoded by the exons ATGAACATTTACATGAAGCGAACTCTATTACTGATGAGAAGCAGTATTACTACTTTCTACGCCAACAAGCCCAATCATTTTCCCATCTCACTCGTTGCCTCGACTCTGTCACGACTCAGGCTCTACTCGTCAAATGGAAATGGATCCAATTTGACCCATACCCAGAAACCGAATTCCTCCGTTGATGCAGAAGACATCAGTAATCCAG AGCTGAAAAAGCTCATAGATAAATTCTATGCGGGCGATGCCGAGGCAATACCATCGATCTTTGAAGCGATTTTGAAGAGGAAATTGGCAGGTAAGTATGAGGAAGCTGACAAGGAGTTGATGGAAGAAATTGTTGGGAAGACACGCGAGTCTTCCAATGATATTGATGATGAGGAGTCTTCCGATGATATTGATGATGAGGAGTTTGAGTCTGATTTGGATGAATTGAGTGAAACTGATGAATATATTGATGAATTGCATAATGCAAAGGAGATTGCCATGAAGAGAATGGCGAGGGATGAGTAA
- the LOC115964574 gene encoding uncharacterized protein LOC115964574, whose protein sequence is MEALQDLGVKEAEVFGDSTLVIAQAQKLWIVKEEHLKPYQQYLEDLTKTFDKIKYTIIPKAQNQFMDALATLASMVEIPKGVWTRPLEIEQSGEEVHKRKTKASVMAIEEKEAPWYYDIMKFLELGAYLDGTDKRESHSIRMMATQYILRRGQLYRRSYDGVHLRCLKREEAKRVMEEVHQGIFAPFMNGRMLAKKILRMRYY, encoded by the coding sequence ATGGAAGCTCTTCAAGATTTAGGGGTAAAAGAAGCCGAAGTCTTTGGGGATTCAACTTTGGTTATAGCTCAAGCACAGAAGTTGTGGATTGTGAAGGAAGAACATTTAAAGCCTTATCAACAATACTTGGAAGACTTGACTAAGACCTTTGACAAGATCAAGTACACAATCATCCCTAAAGCTCAGAACCAGTTTATGGATGCCCTAGCTACTTTAGCTTCCATGGTTGAAATACCCAAGGGAGTATGGACACGACCCTTGGAAATTGAACAAAGTGGTGAGGAAGTGCACAAAAGGAAGACTAAAGCCTCAGTAATGGCCATAGAGGAAAAGGAAGCTCCGTGGTACTATGACATCATGAAGTTCTTAGAACTAGGGGCATATCTAGACGGTACCGACAAGAGAGAAAGTCATTCCATTAGGATGATGGCAACCCAATACATCCTACGTAGAGGACAACTCTATAGAAGGTCCTATGACGGTGTACACCTTCGTTGCTTGAAAAGAGAAGAGGCTAAGAGGGTAATGGAAGAGGTTCATCAAGGAATTTTTGCCCCTTTCATGAATGGAAGGATGTTAGCCAAGAAAATCCTAAGGATGAGGTACTACTAG